A window of the Terriglobia bacterium genome harbors these coding sequences:
- a CDS encoding antibiotic biosynthesis monooxygenase, translating to MFTRMLNCTLKPEKKDQFLEAARQLAGAYKNQTGFVDLLTFISDENPNRAIVVAVWNTKSDSAEFYKTRAPLLDLKPFLEEERIEHYYLETSGVFKIASGKAA from the coding sequence ATGTTCACACGTATGTTGAACTGCACACTCAAGCCGGAAAAGAAGGACCAGTTCCTGGAAGCCGCACGCCAACTGGCCGGCGCTTACAAGAACCAGACCGGCTTCGTGGACCTGCTCACGTTCATCTCGGATGAGAATCCGAACCGCGCGATCGTGGTCGCGGTCTGGAACACGAAGTCCGATTCCGCGGAGTTCTACAAGACTCGTGCTCCGCTGCTCGATCTGAAGCCCTTCCTGGAGGAGGAGCGCATCGAGCATTACTACCTGGAGACGTCGGGCGTGTTCAAGATCGCCAGCGGCAAGGCCGCCTGA